In the genome of Opitutia bacterium, one region contains:
- a CDS encoding GAF domain-containing protein has translation MRPADFAALSHAPRPPNRLVSVAIFAASFALMYALRLVWFRNSNISLSYGLPLLLCLWHRDRALLWSMTGAFLLLATYKAVYVLDPIGTLSPLGALQLGMQWINTVVVAVAVNLILNLFDRLERKRLVIEQANHELSARQEEIARQNEELHAQSAELAQQNAQIQQQAEELQHQTEELAAQTEELQIANQSIARRESLLQTLLESLQLVEQGDELPQRICEPVLRLFNEAAAAVAIVEHSGDDLVVLAQSGVGPLDRMRWPFAKSFAAVVMAHDRTAFVDDLDARPDLIAPGAAGRRFRSVLATPLRMRGAVVGAVKIYSEHPRAWTAEQFRMIEWVAAQCSLLLECHRLRNELQRTNGQLDATVAARTAELRELVQDLEHFSYTITHDMRAPLRAMHGFAAMLAEECSGRLSADGKEYLRRIGTAAARMDRLITDALSYSGTVRQEFALEPMDMAPLLRGILDSYPNLQPPLARVEMAGDFPRVLGNEAALTQCFSNLLGNAVKFVEPGHVPRVIVRAERRGDWVRVWFEDDGIGIPEAMLGRVFGMFQRLSKNYEGTGIGLALVKKVAERLGGSVGVESELGRGSRFWLDLKAA, from the coding sequence ATGCGTCCCGCCGACTTCGCCGCCCTCTCCCACGCCCCGCGCCCGCCGAACCGGTTGGTGTCCGTGGCGATCTTCGCGGCGAGCTTCGCGTTGATGTATGCGCTGCGTCTCGTGTGGTTTCGGAACAGCAACATCTCGCTGAGCTACGGCCTGCCGCTCCTGCTTTGCCTGTGGCATCGCGACCGCGCGCTGCTGTGGAGCATGACGGGCGCGTTCCTGCTCCTGGCAACTTACAAGGCCGTCTACGTGCTCGACCCGATCGGCACGCTGAGCCCGCTCGGCGCGCTCCAGCTGGGCATGCAGTGGATCAACACCGTCGTGGTCGCCGTGGCGGTGAACCTGATCCTGAATCTCTTCGACCGGCTGGAGCGCAAGCGGCTGGTGATCGAGCAGGCGAACCACGAATTATCCGCGCGACAGGAGGAGATCGCGCGCCAGAACGAGGAGTTGCACGCGCAGAGCGCGGAGCTCGCGCAGCAGAACGCGCAAATCCAACAGCAGGCGGAGGAACTCCAGCACCAGACCGAGGAACTCGCCGCGCAAACGGAGGAGCTGCAGATCGCGAACCAATCGATCGCGCGCCGCGAGAGCCTCCTGCAGACCCTGCTCGAGTCGCTCCAGCTCGTCGAACAAGGCGACGAACTGCCACAACGCATCTGCGAGCCCGTGCTGCGGCTTTTCAACGAAGCGGCGGCGGCCGTCGCCATCGTCGAGCATTCGGGCGACGATCTCGTCGTGCTTGCGCAGAGCGGCGTCGGCCCGCTCGACCGCATGCGGTGGCCGTTCGCGAAATCGTTCGCCGCCGTCGTCATGGCGCACGATCGCACGGCGTTCGTGGACGATCTCGACGCGCGGCCCGATCTCATCGCGCCCGGCGCGGCGGGCCGGCGCTTCCGCTCGGTGCTCGCGACGCCGTTGCGCATGCGCGGCGCGGTGGTGGGCGCGGTGAAAATCTACTCCGAGCACCCGCGGGCGTGGACCGCCGAGCAGTTTCGCATGATCGAGTGGGTGGCCGCGCAGTGTTCGCTCCTGCTCGAATGCCACCGCCTGCGCAACGAGCTCCAGCGGACCAACGGGCAGCTCGACGCCACCGTGGCCGCGCGCACCGCGGAGTTGCGCGAGCTGGTGCAGGATCTCGAGCACTTCTCCTACACGATCACGCACGACATGCGCGCGCCGCTGCGCGCGATGCACGGCTTCGCGGCGATGCTGGCGGAGGAGTGCTCCGGCCGGCTCAGCGCGGACGGCAAGGAATACCTCCGCCGCATCGGCACCGCCGCGGCCCGCATGGACCGGCTCATCACCGACGCGCTCAGCTACAGCGGCACGGTGCGGCAGGAGTTCGCGCTCGAGCCGATGGACATGGCGCCGCTGTTGCGCGGCATCCTCGATTCCTACCCGAATCTCCAGCCGCCGCTGGCGCGCGTGGAGATGGCGGGCGATTTCCCGCGCGTGCTCGGCAACGAGGCGGCGCTCACCCAGTGTTTCTCCAACCTGCTCGGCAACGCGGTGAAATTCGTCGAGCCCGGCCACGTGCCGCGCGTCATCGTCCGCGCGGAGCGCCGCGGCGACTGGGTGCGCGTGTGGTTCGAGGACGACGGCATCGGCATCCCCGAGGCGATGCTCGGCCGCGTGTTCGGCATGTTCCAGCGGCTGAGCAAGAATTACGAGGGCACCGGCATCGGCCTCGCGCTGGTGAAGAAAGTCGCCGAGCGACTCGGCGGCTCCGTCGGCGTGGAATCCGAACTCGGCCGCGGCAGCCGGTTCTGGCTCGACCTCAAGGCCGCGTGA
- a CDS encoding response regulator — MAQDSVLYVEDEPDDVLFMHVAFRRAGLRAPLHCVSDGQQAVNYLRGDPPYDDRVLHPFPRVVLLDLNLPLLSGFEVLRWIRREAKLRELTVVVFSSSGRADDRRRALELNATEYIQKPASGAQFEDVARRLQENWLKPAG; from the coding sequence ATGGCGCAAGACTCCGTTCTCTACGTGGAAGACGAGCCGGACGACGTGCTGTTCATGCACGTCGCCTTCCGCCGCGCCGGCCTGCGCGCGCCGCTGCACTGCGTCTCCGACGGCCAGCAGGCGGTGAACTACCTGCGCGGCGATCCGCCCTACGACGATCGCGTGCTGCATCCGTTCCCGCGCGTCGTGTTGCTCGATTTGAACCTGCCGCTGCTCTCCGGTTTCGAGGTGCTGCGCTGGATTCGCCGCGAGGCGAAGCTCCGCGAACTGACGGTCGTCGTGTTTTCCTCCTCAGGTCGCGCCGATGATCGCCGGCGCGCGCTGGAATTGAACGCGACCGAGTATATCCAGAAGCCCGCCAGCGGCGCGCAATTCGAGGACGTGGCCCGGCGGTTGCAGGAGAACTGGCTGAAGCCCGCGGGCTGA